The following proteins are encoded in a genomic region of Cryptomeria japonica chromosome 11, Sugi_1.0, whole genome shotgun sequence:
- the LOC131037611 gene encoding uncharacterized protein LOC131037611: MSRFFWENPPPSQPGCMPVFVVFMGLMMVSMVVVFMGLMMVSMVVVSCASGSGKKKKKRLNRKSDAYFAGRSAVGAGGGCGGGGGGGGCGGGVGGSGGGCEGGGGSGGCGSCGGGVAGSGGGCGGGGGGGGCGGGG; encoded by the coding sequence GCCGGGCTGCATGCCTGTATTTGTGGTATTTATGGGGCTTATGATGGTGTCCATGGTTGTGGTATTTATGGGGCTTATGATGGTGTCCATGGTGGTTGTTTCTTGTGCTTCTGGGAGTGGTAAAAAGAAGAAGAAGCGTCTGAACAGGAAAAGTGATGCCTATTTTGCAGGTCGAAGTGCGGTGGGAGCTGGTGGTGGCTGTGGAGGGGGCGGTGGCGGTGGCGGCTGTGGAGGAGGAGTGGGTGGCAGCGGCGGTGGCTGTGAAGGGGGCGGGGGCAGTGGCGGCTGTGGCAGCTGTGGAGGAGGAGTGGCTGGCAGCGGCGGTGGCTGTggagggggagggggaggtggAGGTTGTGGTGGTGGCGGatga